From Chryseobacterium sp. IHB B 17019, one genomic window encodes:
- a CDS encoding T9SS type A sorting domain-containing protein — MFGKLQVVMQKIGVGLGLLMSTAGYINAQQCTDPGTNTGDLGCVTFNYNGQSVTYTTVRGADGKIWLQQNLGSAKVASSFDDADSFGDLFQWGRWDDGHQLRTSATTTIPSTNSPAGLAGVNSFIIGSGSASWWATNATSDAWNANNKTEATAAIGADPCMAIGQGWRLPKTAEWVTLVGAEGITNPSSAYLSYLKLPAGGYRSNTTGNLTYVGQRGYFWSSDTANTGGKFLYVGSTIVTPTSGGARGQGESVRCIKDFTGLATSDISLKINSIEMYPNPTKGILNIKADSSIENLNIINAVGQKINAQFSNNQINMQGLSNGMYIVELKLKNGEAISKKVIKN; from the coding sequence ATGTTTGGAAAATTACAAGTTGTGATGCAGAAAATTGGAGTTGGTTTAGGACTGTTGATGAGTACAGCAGGTTATATAAATGCTCAACAATGTACCGATCCAGGAACCAATACAGGGGATCTTGGTTGTGTGACATTCAATTATAATGGACAATCTGTTACGTACACAACCGTAAGAGGTGCAGATGGAAAAATTTGGCTTCAACAAAATTTAGGAAGTGCAAAAGTGGCTTCCTCATTTGATGATGCAGATTCTTTCGGAGACCTTTTCCAATGGGGAAGATGGGATGACGGCCACCAGTTGAGAACTTCTGCGACAACAACAATACCTTCTACAAACTCTCCAGCGGGATTGGCAGGAGTGAACTCATTTATAATCGGTTCCGGCTCCGCGTCGTGGTGGGCAACCAATGCGACAAGTGATGCCTGGAACGCGAATAACAAGACGGAAGCAACTGCCGCAATCGGCGCAGATCCATGCATGGCAATCGGGCAGGGGTGGAGGCTTCCCAAAACTGCAGAATGGGTAACTTTAGTTGGTGCCGAAGGTATTACCAATCCGTCATCAGCATATTTAAGCTATTTGAAATTACCTGCAGGGGGCTACAGAAGCAATACTACCGGGAACCTCACATATGTCGGACAAAGGGGATATTTTTGGAGTTCAGACACCGCAAACACAGGTGGAAAATTTCTTTATGTTGGATCAACTATTGTTACTCCTACTTCCGGAGGCGCAAGAGGTCAGGGAGAGTCAGTAAGATGTATCAAAGATTTTACAGGGTTGGCAACTTCTGATATAAGTCTTAAGATTAATTCAATTGAAATGTATCCAAATCCTACCAAAGGAATATTGAATATTAAAGCTGATTCATCCATCGAAAACCTAAACATCATTAATGCTGTAGGACAAAAAATCAATGCCCAGTTCTCCAATAATCAAATTAATATGCAAGGTCTTTCTAACGGAATGTACATTGTAGAATTAAAATTAAAAAATGGAGAAGCTATTTCTAAAAAAGTAATAAAAAATTAA
- a CDS encoding organic hydroperoxide resistance protein: MENNQTLTAEKVLYTGKTHTTGGRDGFSKSSDNNLNVKLSTPGGIETGTNPEQLFAAGWSACFIGALGIAARKRKIRLSPETAVDAEVDLCMSDEAYFLQARLNVSLPGIDNETAKLLTEEAHQTCPYSKMSRGNINVEINII; encoded by the coding sequence ATGGAAAATAATCAAACCTTAACCGCAGAAAAAGTGTTATACACAGGAAAAACTCACACCACAGGAGGCCGAGACGGATTTTCTAAAAGCTCCGACAATAATCTTAATGTAAAACTTTCAACACCAGGTGGAATAGAAACCGGGACGAATCCGGAACAGCTTTTTGCCGCTGGATGGTCAGCCTGCTTTATCGGAGCATTGGGAATTGCTGCCAGAAAAAGAAAGATCAGACTTTCGCCCGAAACAGCAGTAGATGCTGAAGTGGATCTTTGTATGAGTGACGAGGCTTATTTTTTACAGGCTCGATTGAATGTTAGTCTTCCGGGAATTGACAATGAAACAGCAAAATTGCTTACTGAAGAAGCTCATCAGACTTGTCCATACTCTAAAATGTCGAGAGGGAATATTAATGTTGAAATTAATATTATCTGA
- a CDS encoding alpha/beta fold hydrolase, whose product MKPSTRKIYWISAILILIFNLGLHAQQPKSSLGTLKQIDAGALNIGYTEAGPSSGTPVILLHGWPYDIHSYEEVVPILTAKGYRVITPYLRGFGTTRFLSDKTMRNGQQSAIAMDIINLMDSLKIDKAIVGGFDWGARTADVMAALWPDRVKGLVSVSGYLITNLDSNKNPLPPAAESGWWYQYYFSTDRGEKGYKENTYEFNKLIWKTASSLWNFDKSTYDQTAQSFNNPDHVAIVIHNYRWRLSLAKGETKYDELEKKLSTRPVITVPSITISSDFDEAAIDGKAYANKFTGKYSHKILKGIGHNVPQEDPKSFAEAIFEVDGYSK is encoded by the coding sequence ATGAAGCCATCAACACGAAAAATTTATTGGATTAGTGCAATTCTTATTTTAATTTTTAATCTCGGATTACATGCTCAACAACCGAAAAGCTCATTAGGAACATTAAAACAAATTGATGCAGGCGCCCTGAATATCGGTTATACAGAAGCCGGACCTTCCAGTGGAACCCCTGTAATTTTACTTCACGGCTGGCCTTACGATATTCATAGTTATGAGGAGGTTGTTCCAATATTGACAGCAAAAGGATATCGAGTAATTACACCCTATTTGAGAGGTTTTGGTACGACTCGTTTTCTTTCTGATAAAACAATGAGAAATGGTCAGCAGTCGGCAATTGCAATGGATATTATTAATTTAATGGATTCCTTAAAAATTGACAAAGCGATTGTCGGAGGATTTGATTGGGGCGCAAGAACTGCGGATGTAATGGCTGCGCTTTGGCCGGATCGTGTGAAAGGCCTGGTTTCCGTAAGTGGATATTTAATCACCAATCTGGATTCTAATAAAAATCCATTGCCTCCTGCAGCCGAATCAGGGTGGTGGTATCAGTACTATTTTTCTACGGATCGCGGTGAAAAAGGATATAAAGAAAACACGTATGAATTCAATAAGCTAATCTGGAAAACCGCTTCATCATTATGGAATTTTGACAAATCAACTTATGATCAGACCGCACAGTCTTTCAATAATCCGGATCACGTGGCCATTGTTATTCACAATTACCGATGGAGATTGTCTTTAGCAAAAGGAGAAACAAAATATGATGAACTGGAGAAAAAATTGTCAACACGGCCTGTAATTACGGTTCCCTCCATTACGATCAGCAGCGATTTTGACGAAGCAGCCATCGATGGAAAAGCTTATGCCAATAAATTTACAGGAAAATATTCTCATAAAATTTTAAAAGGAATAGGACATAATGTTCCCCAAGAAGACCCGAAATCCTTTGCTGAGGCCATTTTTGAAGTGGACGGATATTCAAAATAG